A region from the Deltaproteobacteria bacterium genome encodes:
- a CDS encoding aminodeoxychorismate/anthranilate synthase component II: MILMIDNYDSFTYNLVQYFGLLGVEVQVHRNDQVTIKDVEILRPKRLVISPGPGTPETAGIIVPLIKRFYQDMPILGVCLGHQALGVAFGGEVVHAARLMHGKTSEIRHDGQGVFRNLPDPFTATRYHSLAIHRPSLPDCLEISAESEDGEVMAVRHRQYPVEGIQFHPESILTEQGMNILRNFLTLDRNENNIDKQCLSSN, from the coding sequence ATGATCTTGATGATCGACAACTACGATTCTTTTACTTATAACCTGGTGCAGTATTTTGGCCTTCTCGGGGTGGAGGTACAAGTACATCGCAATGACCAGGTGACCATCAAGGATGTTGAAATATTGCGGCCGAAACGTCTGGTGATCTCACCAGGTCCTGGCACTCCGGAAACAGCGGGTATAATCGTGCCCTTGATCAAACGGTTCTATCAAGACATGCCCATACTGGGAGTATGCCTGGGGCATCAGGCGCTGGGTGTGGCATTTGGCGGTGAAGTGGTGCATGCAGCCAGGCTCATGCACGGCAAAACTTCAGAAATTCGCCATGACGGTCAGGGGGTCTTTCGCAACCTTCCCGATCCCTTTACTGCCACCAGATACCACTCGCTTGCTATTCACCGTCCTTCTTTGCCTGACTGCCTGGAAATTTCCGCAGAAAGTGAAGATGGAGAGGTCATGGCGGTGCGTCACCGCCAATATCCGGTGGAAGGGATCCAGTTTCATCCCGAGTCCATACTTACAGAACAGGGTATGAATATATTGAGAAATTTTCTGACTCTCGACAGAAACGAGAACAATATTGACAAACAATGCCTGTCCAGCAATTGA